The Arabidopsis thaliana chromosome 5, partial sequence genomic interval TATACAAAGTGTAGAATATACAAACATGTAACatttaatcataaatatattttgaaccTAAATTAATCATAAAGAGTTAACAAGCGTAGAACTCGACAAGTTCGTAGACCGACTCGGGGCGTGACTCATCGGCGTCGGCGTTCTCCAACATCCAAAGCAAATGCTCAAACAAGACAACTTCGCACGACACAGAGATGGAACCGTCCTCGCTGCCGCATCCACCATCCACCGCCGCTAGCTGCTGGAAGAGCGGGTGGCTCACGACATCGGAGCTCACGTGGTATGTCCTCCGTGTTCGGCCTACGTAGACAGTTTGAAGGTCTTCAGAGGGGAACGCACTCACGGCGGAGGATCGGCTGTGATTGGTTTGAGCTGGTGGCTGGTTAGGCTTGGTGTTGAATGAATTGAGTTTCTTCAAAACTGATTTCAGCTTCATCAGTTTGTTTCCTCCTTTCGCCATTACCGATTCGGTTTGGAGAAGTTTGACGTCGGAAATGTAAGTCCGAGTGAGTTTTCcggtgagagagagagagagagagaagcgaGGAAGAGGAATGTCGATGTcgaagagagaaaggagaatgATGTTCTTATATAACTTGCTAAGGGTAGATTCGTaattatagtattattattttcagtATAATTTCATGGTTTTAATAAGTTTGAGAACGTTTAGGTTATCAACCGATTTTTGAATAGCCATTATCCAATGATCTAAAAGTTTCCAAGAGCCGGAAGCAATTATTCGAAAAgattatgattatgaattGGAAAGATAAAgctaaaagtatatattaaaacatgcAAACCCACATCACTCCAAAAGTTTTTGTTATCCCAGTCAACCATATACATCATCATTTCCCCATAaccattttcttaaaactaaatttggcTAACGTTTTAACTACGTTGTGGTAAGAACCTTCGAGACTTCGAGTGTGTAAAGTGTAAACTTATATTTTGGATGAATTTTTGTTAAGTTTGGATCTTCatcacatttgtttttgtgtcaTTTCAATCCAAATGATGAAGTAACGAGTACCACAAACTTACTAGATTATATGTTCTATTCAATATGTAC includes:
- a CDS encoding SAUR-like auxin-responsive protein family (SAUR-like auxin-responsive protein family; CONTAINS InterPro DOMAIN/s: Auxin responsive SAUR protein (InterPro:IPR003676); BEST Arabidopsis thaliana protein match is: SAUR-like auxin-responsive protein family (TAIR:AT1G72430.1); Has 120 Blast hits to 120 proteins in 13 species: Archae - 0; Bacteria - 0; Metazoa - 0; Fungi - 0; Plants - 120; Viruses - 0; Other Eukaryotes - 0 (source: NCBI BLink).): MAKGGNKLMKLKSVLKKLNSFNTKPNQPPAQTNHSRSSAVSAFPSEDLQTVYVGRTRRTYHVSSDVVSHPLFQQLAAVDGGCGSEDGSISVSCEVVLFEHLLWMLENADADESRPESVYELVEFYAC